From a region of the Pseudoclavibacter endophyticus genome:
- a CDS encoding FecCD family ABC transporter permease: MELVAEGRRLRGRRRRLVIAVLALVVIAGFACSVMLGDRVYGPVEVWRVMIGEEVDGATFTVGSLRLPRATLAVATGLCFGLAGVTFQTMLRNPLASPDIIGISTGASAAAAIAIVMFGLGGAAVSGVAVVSGLVVAIVIYLLAFRRGGVGTRLILIGIGIAAMLESVIAYVLSQAGQWDLQEVTRWLTGSLNGVGWAQVASTAIALVVLGPLLLACTRSLSALQLGDDTAAALGVRVEVTRLFIVVAAVGLVAFATAAAGPIAFVAFLAGPIAARLVGPNGSLLVPAALVGAALVVIADFVGQHLLDTRFPVGVVTGVLGAPYLVYLIVRTNRAGGSL; the protein is encoded by the coding sequence GTGGAACTCGTGGCCGAGGGCCGCCGCCTCCGCGGCCGTCGCCGCCGCCTGGTGATCGCCGTGCTCGCGCTCGTCGTCATCGCGGGCTTCGCCTGCAGCGTCATGCTCGGCGACCGCGTCTACGGGCCCGTCGAGGTGTGGCGGGTCATGATCGGCGAGGAGGTCGACGGCGCCACGTTCACGGTCGGCTCCCTGCGCCTGCCGCGGGCGACGCTCGCCGTCGCGACCGGGCTGTGCTTCGGGCTCGCCGGCGTGACGTTCCAGACGATGCTGCGCAATCCCCTGGCGAGCCCCGACATCATCGGCATCAGCACGGGCGCGAGCGCGGCCGCCGCCATCGCGATCGTGATGTTCGGCCTCGGCGGCGCCGCGGTCTCGGGCGTCGCGGTCGTGAGCGGCCTCGTCGTCGCGATCGTCATCTACCTGCTCGCGTTCCGGCGCGGGGGAGTGGGTACGCGGCTGATCCTCATCGGCATCGGCATCGCGGCGATGCTCGAGAGCGTCATCGCCTACGTGCTCTCGCAGGCCGGCCAGTGGGATCTGCAGGAGGTCACTCGCTGGCTCACCGGCAGCCTCAACGGCGTCGGCTGGGCGCAGGTCGCGAGCACCGCGATCGCGCTCGTCGTGCTCGGCCCGCTGCTGCTCGCGTGCACGCGTAGCTTGTCGGCCCTCCAGCTCGGCGACGACACCGCGGCCGCCCTCGGCGTCCGCGTCGAGGTGACGCGCCTGTTCATCGTGGTCGCCGCGGTGGGACTCGTCGCCTTCGCGACGGCGGCGGCAGGGCCGATCGCGTTCGTCGCGTTCCTCGCCGGGCCGATCGCCGCTCGCCTTGTCGGCCCGAACGGATCGCTGCTCGTGCCGGCCGCCCTCGTCGGAGCCGCGCTCGTCGTGATCGCCGACTTCGTGGGCCAGCACCTGCTCGACACGCGGTTCCCGGTCGGCGTCGTAACGGGCGTCCTCGGGGCGCCCTATCTCGTGTACCTCATCGTGCGCACCAACCGGGCGGGAGGCTCGCTGTGA
- a CDS encoding ABC transporter ATP-binding protein, producing the protein MTESHRLSAEGLALGYGDRTVFDGLDLVVPPGRITVIVGPNACGKSTLLRSMSRLLVPRAGRVVLDGKLVHRMPAKELARTLGLLPQSPIAPEGITVADLVGRGRQPHQGLFSRWTHADDQAVADALDATDTAVLADRPVDELSGGQRQRVWIAMALAQQTDLLLLDEPTTFLDVSHQVEVLDLLVDLNRARGTTIVLVLHDLNLAARYADHLVALEGGVVRASGAPNDVLTEDLVRSVFGIPNRVIVDPVSGAPLMLPIGRHRAVEPAAG; encoded by the coding sequence GTGACTGAATCGCACCGCCTGAGCGCCGAGGGGCTTGCCCTCGGCTACGGCGACCGCACCGTCTTCGACGGCCTCGACCTTGTGGTGCCGCCCGGCCGCATCACCGTGATCGTCGGTCCCAACGCGTGCGGCAAATCGACCCTGCTGCGCTCGATGTCCCGGCTGCTTGTCCCGCGGGCCGGCCGCGTCGTGCTCGACGGCAAGCTCGTGCACCGCATGCCCGCGAAGGAGCTCGCGCGTACGCTCGGTCTCCTGCCCCAATCGCCGATCGCGCCGGAAGGCATCACGGTCGCCGACCTCGTCGGCCGCGGGCGGCAGCCGCATCAGGGTCTCTTCTCGCGTTGGACGCACGCCGACGACCAGGCCGTCGCCGACGCCCTCGACGCGACCGACACCGCCGTGCTCGCGGATCGCCCGGTCGACGAGCTCTCCGGCGGGCAGCGGCAGCGCGTGTGGATCGCCATGGCGCTCGCGCAGCAGACAGACCTGCTGCTGCTCGACGAGCCGACGACGTTCCTCGACGTGAGTCACCAGGTCGAGGTGCTCGACTTGCTCGTCGACCTCAACCGTGCGCGCGGCACCACGATCGTGCTCGTGCTGCACGACCTCAACCTCGCAGCGCGCTACGCCGACCATCTCGTCGCGCTCGAGGGGGGCGTCGTGCGGGCGTCGGGCGCGCCAAACGACGTGTTGACCGAGGACCTCGTGCGCTCGGTATTCGGCATCCCGAATCGCGTCATCGTGGATCCGGTCTCCGGTGCGCCGCTCATGCTCCCGATCGGGCGGCACCGCGCCGTGGAGCCCGCCGCGGGATAG
- a CDS encoding CinA family protein: MSDLTNAQSPSEAADALAEEVGELARAHGFRVAAAESLTGGRLAQHFASIPQCVDWYAGAVVAYQSEAKYAALNVPRGPVVSEEAARAMAMGVATLMGADAAIAATGVGGPDREEGHPPGTTWLATYVRGEVRTRHYEFDGEPLEILAQTELAAVELLRDAMRDAGDSQEPHR; the protein is encoded by the coding sequence GTGTCCGACCTCACCAACGCCCAGTCGCCGTCGGAGGCCGCAGATGCCCTGGCCGAAGAGGTCGGCGAACTCGCCCGCGCGCATGGCTTTCGTGTCGCCGCGGCCGAATCGCTCACGGGCGGCCGACTCGCACAGCATTTCGCGTCGATACCGCAGTGCGTCGACTGGTACGCGGGCGCGGTCGTGGCCTACCAGTCAGAGGCGAAGTACGCCGCGTTGAACGTTCCGCGCGGCCCCGTCGTGTCGGAGGAGGCGGCCCGAGCAATGGCGATGGGCGTCGCGACCCTGATGGGCGCCGACGCCGCGATCGCCGCAACGGGCGTCGGCGGGCCGGATCGCGAGGAGGGGCACCCGCCCGGCACGACGTGGCTCGCCACGTACGTCCGGGGCGAGGTACGCACCCGCCACTACGAATTCGACGGAGAACCGCTCGAGATCCTGGCGCAGACCGAGCTCGCCGCCGTCGAGCTCCTGCGCGACGCCATGCGCGACGCCGGGGACAGCCAAGAGCCGCATCGGTAG
- a CDS encoding SulP family inorganic anion transporter, whose product MTARAGIARALRRSRALLPSPRDYRDLRRTWKGDLVAGVTVGIVALPLALGFGVSSGVSAEAGLVTAIVAGMLAAVFGGSNVQVSGPTGAMVVVLLPIVAQHGVGSVATVSVLAGVAVLIAGALRLGRAVSFIPWPVIEGFTLGIAVIIFLQQLPLLTSPHTAAAGEHSSNAIVAAIESIAEADWGYAPWSLGTAAIVAAIMIVAPRIHPSLPGSLIGIVVVTLVSLVVATPLARIGELPSTLPAPALPDLRPELVSTLVLPALTIAALAAIESLLSARVAASLDDTGPYDPDRELLGQGVASIGSGLFGGMPATGAIARTAVNVRSGGRSRLASIVHALVLLGVVLIASGPVAAVPLAALGGILMVTAVRMVQVATVRSIVRSTRSDAAGFIITAIVTVSLDLIVAVLVGILVVGVVAIRNMSKATGVHREGLEGEAHPGDTRIAILRFDGPLIFAASDRVFDRVTSIRGVGVVILRVSQLELVDASGARVLTEIVRALERRGITVLIKGVREGHERLFRSVGVLSSLRHQNHVFETLPDAIEHARSHIRRERTRGDESDQGEV is encoded by the coding sequence GTGACGGCGCGCGCCGGCATCGCACGCGCCCTGCGGCGGTCACGTGCACTGCTCCCCTCACCTCGCGACTACCGCGATCTCCGCCGGACCTGGAAGGGCGACCTCGTCGCCGGCGTCACCGTCGGCATCGTCGCCCTTCCCCTCGCGCTCGGTTTCGGGGTGAGCTCGGGCGTCAGCGCCGAGGCCGGTCTCGTCACCGCGATCGTCGCCGGCATGCTCGCGGCCGTCTTCGGCGGGTCGAACGTGCAGGTGTCCGGCCCGACGGGCGCGATGGTCGTCGTGCTGCTGCCGATCGTCGCGCAGCACGGCGTCGGCTCCGTCGCGACCGTGAGCGTGCTCGCCGGCGTCGCCGTGCTCATCGCGGGCGCGCTCAGGCTCGGGAGGGCGGTCTCGTTCATCCCCTGGCCCGTCATCGAGGGTTTCACGCTCGGCATCGCCGTCATCATCTTCCTGCAGCAACTGCCCTTGCTCACCTCGCCCCACACGGCGGCGGCTGGTGAGCACAGCTCGAACGCGATCGTCGCGGCGATCGAGTCGATCGCCGAAGCAGACTGGGGCTACGCGCCGTGGTCGCTGGGGACAGCGGCGATCGTCGCGGCGATCATGATCGTCGCCCCGCGCATCCACCCGTCGCTGCCCGGCTCGCTCATCGGCATCGTCGTCGTGACGCTCGTCTCCCTCGTCGTCGCAACCCCGCTCGCGCGCATCGGCGAGCTTCCGAGCACGCTGCCCGCGCCCGCGCTGCCCGATCTCAGGCCCGAGCTCGTGAGCACGCTCGTGCTGCCCGCACTGACGATCGCCGCGCTGGCAGCGATCGAGTCGCTGCTCTCCGCCCGCGTCGCGGCGTCGCTTGACGACACGGGCCCGTACGATCCCGACCGCGAGCTGCTCGGCCAGGGTGTCGCCTCGATCGGGTCCGGGCTTTTCGGCGGGATGCCCGCGACCGGGGCCATCGCCCGCACCGCGGTCAACGTGCGGTCCGGTGGCCGCAGCCGGCTCGCCTCGATCGTGCACGCGCTCGTGCTGCTCGGCGTCGTGCTCATCGCGTCCGGACCAGTGGCGGCCGTTCCGCTCGCGGCGCTCGGCGGCATCCTCATGGTGACGGCCGTGCGCATGGTGCAGGTCGCGACGGTTCGGTCGATCGTGCGCTCGACGAGATCCGACGCCGCGGGGTTCATCATCACGGCGATCGTCACGGTGTCGCTCGACCTCATCGTGGCGGTGCTCGTCGGCATCCTGGTCGTCGGCGTCGTCGCGATCCGCAACATGTCGAAGGCGACCGGCGTGCACCGCGAGGGCCTCGAGGGCGAGGCGCACCCCGGTGACACCCGCATCGCAATCCTGCGTTTCGACGGGCCGCTGATCTTCGCGGCGTCCGACCGCGTCTTTGACCGCGTCACGAGCATTCGGGGCGTGGGTGTCGTGATCCTGCGCGTGTCACAGCTCGAGCTCGTTGACGCGAGCGGTGCGCGAGTGCTCACCGAGATCGTGCGGGCGCTCGAACGGCGCGGCATCACCGTGCTCATCAAGGGCGTGCGCGAAGGGCACGAACGGCTCTTCCGCTCGGTCGGCGTGCTGTCGTCGCTGCGGCACCAGAACCACGTATTCGAGACGCTTCCGGACGCCATCGAGCACGCGCGCAGTCACATACGGCGTGAGCGCACCCGGGGAGACGAGTCCGATCAGGGTGAAGTATGA
- a CDS encoding ArsR/SmtB family transcription factor, whose protein sequence is MSTYWDARPLYEVKAGLFQGLSHPFRIRVLELLADGTEHSVSELLGAMDLEASHLSQHLAVLRRNRLVVSNRRGSHVYYRLFSPTVASLLAVARHLLGELTTADAARVGDITSLPELPGGPAPRESDDGDDGHSPAHREPAS, encoded by the coding sequence ATGTCGACATATTGGGATGCACGGCCGCTCTACGAAGTGAAGGCGGGACTCTTCCAGGGCCTTTCGCACCCCTTCCGCATCCGCGTGCTCGAGCTGCTCGCCGACGGTACGGAGCACTCCGTCTCGGAACTGCTCGGAGCAATGGACCTCGAAGCCTCGCACCTCTCACAACACCTCGCGGTGCTGCGGCGCAACCGCCTCGTCGTGTCGAATCGACGCGGAAGTCACGTCTACTACCGACTCTTCTCGCCCACCGTCGCTTCCCTGCTCGCCGTCGCGCGTCACCTGCTCGGCGAGCTCACGACCGCCGACGCGGCGCGCGTGGGCGATATCACCTCCCTGCCCGAACTGCCGGGCGGTCCCGCTCCGCGCGAGTCGGACGACGGGGACGACGGACACTCCCCCGCCCACAGGGAGCCGGCATCGTGA
- a CDS encoding MFS transporter, with the protein MPVADASPTRASWAVLFVHGALSMFFGYALRPLISTEILDGGHSSAWLGLATMVFAVPPLVLAIPAGRLLDRTGERPWIVGGSIVYLVATLLVLLSTTFEGTVNLAMLVIASGVIGLGSLASILGSQTWVMHGAAAGRPDFWFGLYTFALTVGQLIAPALLWLPGAAERHTLATEPIAWTLVGVAVVAAVLGTFVPSHGSPASGGAAVRKVRSVVRRVRQGGRDDEGTVRGTDASAGRSRSGYAAPPTGEIEIPPGSARKPGANEAAGLGQDDDREGMLRASLRLTRREGVLRTLVASSLVIASIDIVIAYLPLLVRDRALDAAWIGGLLMARAVAGMVSRLFLSRLTSWFGRRNVMVTGAAIGAVALIAMATPVPAWALGVCIVVYGFAAGTVQPLTMSWMTLITPARERGLMTSLRMVGNRTGQTLVPVLIAGMSVIGGGALAFIVTGCTLVLSSLASMTAPDGDAVGRRER; encoded by the coding sequence ATGCCCGTGGCCGACGCCTCGCCGACGCGCGCCTCGTGGGCGGTGCTGTTCGTGCACGGCGCCCTGAGCATGTTCTTCGGCTATGCGCTGCGGCCGCTCATCTCGACCGAAATCCTGGATGGCGGGCACTCGAGCGCCTGGCTCGGCCTCGCGACGATGGTGTTCGCGGTGCCGCCGCTCGTGCTCGCCATCCCGGCCGGTCGCCTGCTCGACCGGACCGGAGAGCGGCCTTGGATCGTCGGCGGCTCGATCGTGTATCTCGTCGCCACCCTGCTCGTGCTTCTGTCGACGACCTTCGAGGGAACGGTCAACCTCGCCATGCTGGTCATCGCGAGCGGCGTGATCGGCCTCGGCTCGCTCGCGAGCATCCTGGGGTCGCAGACGTGGGTCATGCACGGCGCGGCCGCCGGACGGCCCGACTTCTGGTTCGGGCTCTACACCTTCGCGCTCACGGTCGGGCAGCTCATCGCGCCCGCGCTTCTGTGGCTCCCCGGGGCGGCCGAGCGGCATACGCTCGCGACCGAGCCAATCGCGTGGACCCTCGTCGGCGTCGCCGTCGTCGCTGCCGTCCTCGGCACGTTCGTCCCCTCGCACGGCAGCCCCGCGAGCGGAGGCGCCGCCGTGCGGAAGGTGCGGTCGGTCGTCCGTCGCGTGCGGCAGGGCGGCCGCGACGATGAGGGAACGGTGCGAGGCACGGATGCGTCGGCCGGGCGATCGCGGTCCGGCTATGCGGCCCCGCCGACCGGCGAGATCGAGATCCCGCCGGGCTCGGCGCGCAAACCCGGCGCGAACGAGGCCGCCGGCCTCGGCCAGGACGACGATCGCGAGGGGATGCTCCGGGCATCCCTCCGTCTGACGCGTCGTGAGGGGGTCCTGCGCACGCTCGTCGCGTCGAGCCTCGTGATCGCGTCGATCGACATCGTCATCGCCTATTTGCCCTTGCTCGTGCGGGACCGTGCGCTTGACGCGGCGTGGATCGGCGGCCTGCTCATGGCGCGAGCTGTCGCGGGGATGGTGTCGCGGTTGTTCCTCTCGCGGCTCACCTCGTGGTTCGGTCGCAGGAACGTGATGGTGACGGGGGCGGCGATCGGCGCGGTCGCGCTCATCGCGATGGCCACGCCGGTTCCGGCGTGGGCGCTGGGGGTCTGCATCGTGGTCTACGGGTTCGCGGCTGGAACCGTGCAACCGCTCACGATGTCGTGGATGACCCTCATCACCCCCGCTCGTGAGCGAGGCCTCATGACGAGCCTGCGCATGGTGGGCAATCGCACGGGTCAGACGCTCGTGCCCGTTCTGATCGCGGGGATGTCGGTCATCGGTGGTGGCGCGCTCGCGTTCATCGTCACGGGTTGCACGCTCGTGCTGTCGTCGCTCGCCTCGATGACGGCACCGGACGGCGACGCGGTCGGGCGCCGTGAGCGGTGA
- a CDS encoding glutathione S-transferase family protein, whose protein sequence is MSNPKSDSTSTTPDVGPQASAADAPEHSSPGTYSAKGKEFTRDTRYLSDRITRDGRPVEDPEVRTWPVEPGRYRLVVARACPWAHRSIIVRRLLGLEDALSMAVCGPVHDERSWTFDKAPGGVDPVLGYERLQQAYFARDPEYPRGITVPALVDIETKAVVTNDYPSITLDFSTEWAEFHREGAPDLYPEALRADMDDVMRFVYTEINNGVYRCGFAGSQEAYDTAYARLFTALDKISERLETRRFLMGETITEADVRLFTTLVRFDAVYHGHFKCNRQKLSEMPVLWAYARDLFQTPGFGDTVDFVDIKRHYYEVHRDLNPLGIVPLGPDLQNWLSPHGRESFGGNPFGDGTPPGEVIDPVEEGHGLV, encoded by the coding sequence ATGTCGAACCCCAAGTCAGACAGCACTTCCACCACGCCGGACGTGGGGCCTCAAGCGAGCGCTGCCGACGCGCCCGAGCACTCGTCGCCCGGCACGTATTCCGCCAAGGGCAAGGAGTTCACGCGCGACACGCGCTACCTGAGCGACCGCATCACCCGCGACGGGCGCCCGGTCGAAGACCCCGAGGTGCGCACCTGGCCGGTTGAGCCGGGCCGCTACCGCCTCGTCGTGGCACGGGCCTGCCCTTGGGCGCACCGCTCGATCATCGTGCGCCGCCTGCTCGGCCTTGAGGACGCCCTCTCGATGGCGGTGTGCGGTCCCGTGCACGATGAGCGCTCGTGGACCTTCGATAAGGCGCCGGGCGGCGTCGACCCCGTCCTCGGATACGAACGGCTGCAACAGGCCTATTTCGCCCGCGACCCCGAGTACCCGCGCGGAATCACCGTGCCGGCCTTGGTCGACATCGAGACGAAGGCGGTCGTGACCAACGACTACCCGTCGATCACCCTCGACTTCTCGACGGAATGGGCCGAGTTCCACCGCGAGGGTGCGCCAGACCTTTACCCAGAAGCGTTGCGAGCCGACATGGACGACGTCATGCGCTTCGTGTACACCGAGATCAACAATGGTGTGTACCGCTGCGGCTTCGCGGGCTCCCAGGAGGCCTACGACACCGCCTACGCCCGCCTGTTCACGGCGCTCGACAAGATCTCTGAGCGCCTCGAGACGCGTCGGTTCCTCATGGGCGAGACGATCACCGAGGCGGATGTGCGGCTGTTCACGACCCTGGTGCGGTTCGACGCCGTCTACCACGGCCACTTCAAGTGCAACCGCCAGAAGCTCAGCGAGATGCCGGTGCTGTGGGCCTACGCGCGAGACCTGTTCCAAACGCCGGGGTTTGGCGACACGGTCGACTTCGTCGACATCAAACGCCACTACTACGAGGTGCATCGAGACCTGAACCCCCTCGGCATCGTGCCGCTCGGCCCCGACCTGCAAAACTGGCTGTCCCCGCACGGCCGCGAGTCGTTCGGCGGCAACCCGTTTGGCGACGGCACGCCTCCGGGCGAGGTCATCGATCCCGTCGAAGAGGGGCACGGGCTCGTCTAG
- a CDS encoding DUF4333 domain-containing protein produces the protein MTRPRMFAFPLALTAAALALAGCSLDVSVPASDVESQAAAALEPQLGYAPEISCPDSLPAEVGHTMVCELTDDTGATHDATITVTEVDGTDVNFDVSVG, from the coding sequence ATGACACGACCACGCATGTTCGCCTTCCCCCTCGCCCTCACCGCGGCGGCCCTCGCCCTTGCCGGATGCTCCCTCGACGTCAGCGTGCCGGCCAGCGACGTCGAGTCGCAGGCCGCAGCTGCGCTCGAACCCCAGCTCGGCTACGCACCCGAGATCAGCTGCCCCGACTCGCTGCCCGCCGAGGTGGGCCACACGATGGTGTGCGAGCTCACCGACGACACGGGTGCCACGCACGATGCGACGATCACGGTCACGGAGGTCGACGGCACCGACGTGAACTTCGACGTGAGCGTCGGCTAA
- a CDS encoding alpha/beta fold hydrolase, translated as MTGREPHHARPFGNAAGSDGGLPSIGGGRPIRRPVRRTWPVDGGDLGGIEWEAEPGAPVVLAVHGVTANAAAWQLVADRLPQSRVLAPDLRGRGRSNRLPGPWHLARLADDLARVLDAAGVERAVLAGHSMGGFVGVRFAERHVGRLEALVLVDGGLPMPPASPRADGTLPPPHEVFGPAAERLNRTFASYEEHRRFWGEHPAFGPWWNAAIEAYADADLEAAPDGRFKPSTVPDAMVENALELDGRGGYAHALLGLRVPMAFIRSPQGLANEAPLYPPSYAEDWVTRIAGVANVEADATNHYTVLLAPHGADVTAAVIRGIVEIGAARERARSMHPATGRLRVVRAVDDLGSRGDSTR; from the coding sequence ATGACCGGGCGCGAACCTCACCACGCACGACCGTTCGGGAATGCGGCGGGCTCCGACGGCGGGCTGCCGTCGATCGGGGGCGGCCGGCCGATCCGTCGCCCGGTGCGGCGCACATGGCCGGTTGACGGGGGCGACCTCGGTGGCATCGAGTGGGAGGCCGAGCCGGGAGCGCCCGTCGTGCTCGCCGTCCACGGCGTCACGGCCAACGCTGCAGCCTGGCAGCTCGTTGCCGATCGCCTACCGCAGTCTCGCGTGCTCGCGCCCGACCTCCGCGGACGCGGCCGGTCGAACCGGCTGCCCGGTCCCTGGCACCTCGCGAGGCTCGCCGACGATCTCGCGCGCGTGCTGGATGCCGCGGGCGTCGAGCGGGCCGTGCTCGCCGGGCACTCGATGGGCGGCTTCGTCGGGGTCCGCTTCGCCGAGCGGCACGTCGGGCGGCTCGAGGCGCTCGTGCTCGTCGACGGGGGGCTGCCGATGCCGCCGGCGTCGCCGCGCGCCGATGGGACCTTGCCACCGCCCCACGAGGTGTTCGGCCCCGCCGCGGAACGGCTCAACCGCACCTTCGCCTCGTACGAGGAGCACCGGCGGTTCTGGGGGGAGCATCCCGCCTTCGGGCCGTGGTGGAACGCCGCGATCGAGGCGTACGCAGATGCCGATCTCGAGGCTGCCCCCGACGGGCGCTTCAAGCCCTCGACGGTTCCGGATGCCATGGTCGAGAATGCGCTCGAGCTCGACGGCCGGGGCGGGTACGCCCACGCGCTCCTCGGGCTGCGTGTGCCGATGGCATTCATCCGCTCACCGCAGGGGCTCGCGAACGAGGCGCCGCTGTATCCACCCTCCTATGCGGAGGACTGGGTGACGCGCATCGCGGGAGTCGCCAACGTCGAGGCCGACGCCACCAACCACTACACCGTGCTCCTCGCGCCGCATGGTGCCGACGTGACGGCGGCGGTGATTCGCGGGATCGTCGAGATCGGGGCGGCACGTGAACGTGCGCGATCGATGCACCCGGCCACGGGGCGCCTGCGCGTGGTCCGAGCCGTCGACGACCTCGGAAGTCGGGGCGACAGCACGCGATAG
- a CDS encoding aquaporin, producing the protein MANDPRPDSVVEPTPLEHTPTAPSTAATLIAELAGTFLLVFGIVGTALFAANFGVSDEGTSLGVGFLGVSLAAGLTVIAGAYAFGPISGGHFNPAVTLGLAAAGRFPWRQVGGYLVAQLIGGLLATLVIFLTGLGGPDGWLSAAQDGGFASNGFDELSPGGFGLGAVILIEIITTAIFVTVILGVTHSTRGTKLAGLAIGLMLALMHLVAIPVSNASLNPARSIATAVFGGGDALIQVWVFIVFPIIGGLIAGFAYRFLFDDTKPFVRS; encoded by the coding sequence ATGGCCAATGACCCCCGCCCCGATTCAGTGGTCGAGCCAACACCACTCGAACACACGCCGACCGCGCCCTCGACGGCCGCGACGCTCATCGCCGAGCTCGCCGGCACATTCCTGCTCGTCTTTGGCATCGTCGGCACGGCGCTGTTCGCCGCGAACTTCGGCGTGAGCGACGAGGGCACATCGCTCGGCGTCGGCTTCCTCGGCGTCTCGCTCGCCGCGGGTCTCACCGTCATCGCCGGCGCATACGCGTTTGGCCCGATCTCGGGCGGCCACTTCAACCCCGCCGTCACCCTCGGGCTTGCCGCCGCCGGCCGCTTTCCGTGGCGCCAGGTCGGCGGGTACCTCGTCGCCCAGCTCATCGGCGGCCTGCTCGCCACGCTCGTGATCTTCCTCACGGGCCTCGGCGGCCCGGACGGCTGGCTCTCCGCGGCACAGGACGGCGGCTTCGCGTCGAACGGATTCGACGAGCTCTCGCCCGGCGGATTCGGCCTCGGCGCGGTGATCCTCATCGAGATCATCACGACGGCGATCTTCGTCACGGTGATTCTTGGCGTGACCCACTCGACCCGCGGTACGAAGCTCGCCGGTCTCGCGATCGGCCTGATGCTCGCCCTCATGCACCTCGTCGCGATCCCCGTCTCGAACGCGTCGCTCAACCCGGCACGTTCGATCGCGACCGCGGTGTTCGGCGGTGGCGACGCGCTCATCCAGGTCTGGGTGTTCATCGTCTTCCCGATCATCGGCGGCCTCATCGCAGGCTTCGCCTACCGCTTCCTGTTCGACGACACGAAGCCATTCGTGCGTTCGTAG
- a CDS encoding TMEM175 family protein, with protein MSDDETTDAERGGDASSRAERTAMQRFTAERAKAFIDAVVAIAMTLLILPLMESVSDAAGAEETAWPWLGDHVYQLISFALSFVIIAMFWIRHHRLFAEVTHVTVPLLWLTIGWLLTIVWLPVATAMSGEMSTEPIVVIVYIGSMVATSIALLAQRLYLRAHPQLHAISSVALRAGLNADVALVLLFAVALAVALLAPAIGYTSLFLLLLAGPFAGLLGRIAPRSSS; from the coding sequence GTGTCCGACGATGAGACGACGGACGCGGAACGCGGCGGCGACGCCAGCTCGCGCGCCGAGCGGACGGCGATGCAACGGTTCACGGCCGAACGCGCCAAGGCCTTCATCGACGCCGTCGTGGCGATCGCCATGACGCTGCTCATCCTCCCGCTCATGGAGAGCGTGAGCGACGCGGCGGGCGCAGAGGAGACGGCGTGGCCCTGGCTCGGCGATCACGTCTATCAGCTCATCAGCTTCGCGCTGAGCTTCGTCATCATCGCCATGTTCTGGATCCGTCACCACCGGCTGTTCGCCGAGGTCACGCACGTCACCGTGCCGCTGCTGTGGCTGACGATCGGATGGTTGCTCACCATCGTGTGGTTGCCCGTCGCGACCGCGATGTCGGGCGAGATGTCCACCGAGCCGATCGTCGTCATCGTCTACATCGGGAGCATGGTCGCGACGTCGATCGCACTCCTCGCGCAGCGGCTCTACCTGCGCGCGCACCCGCAACTGCACGCGATCTCTTCTGTGGCGCTCAGGGCCGGTCTCAACGCCGATGTCGCGCTCGTGCTGCTGTTCGCCGTCGCGCTCGCCGTCGCCCTCCTGGCGCCCGCGATCGGCTACACCTCGCTCTTTCTGCTGCTCCTGGCCGGGCCGTTCGCCGGGCTCCTGGGGCGGATCGCGCCGCGCTCATCGAGCTGA